DNA from Gracilinanus agilis isolate LMUSP501 chromosome 3, AgileGrace, whole genome shotgun sequence:
AGATAATAGTTTGGTGAAAAGAGGGGGATCAGAAATATGGTGGTAACAGAAGCGGAGAGAGAAGGTCAGATACTTTCTTGTCTTTGGCTTCTCTCAACCAggtaagagagaaagaagcaggcATGTTTCTCTATGTTCCCCTTTTGCTTCTCTCTGTGCTCTCGTGGCATCAAGTTTCTGATGGAAATGAAACTACTGCAGTTGCCACTTAATTTATAGGATATTAATTTCCAGCTTTCCTAACTAGGAATAGAAACAGTGCAAAGAATGCAAAAGTATAGTCTCACAAAGTTTAGAACTAGAAAGTGCTTAAAAATCAAGTCACTCTGTAGCTTCTTTATATTACGGTCTTATCCAAAATTTTGAAAGGTATTTTCACATACTATCTTTGAATCTTTGGTATACTAGCAGGAGCCCTAAGCTTGGAGACTGTTGTTCAGATCCTGTAACACACAGGCTGTGTGAAATTAGCTTTAACTTACTTTCCCTCTCTGATgatagtttcttcacctatatgTAGTATCTACCTCATCTAATTCTGAATAAACCTTTAAGCTCTGGAGTTACTTGACTAATATTcatgtctcttttttctttcttaaaaccttgccttctgtcttagaatcagtactatatactatttattggttccaaggcagaagatcaataaggactaggcaatggagtaAACAGATTATGACAAAACATTTTGATCTCTagaactttctctaaactatatGTTACTTATTACTATTTGCTACTAAGTACATAGAAGCTAGTTAATCTTGGCAATATGACAATACAAACCAATAAAATTTTCTGTGACTTCCCCACCTTTGAAAGTTATTTGGCAGTCTCTATACAGTATTTAAAATCCATAAAGCATaagtattagaaatatatttttttattataaagaaaatgtaaatactTATAGTTTTTCCTGACAGGTGCAAACTTATTTGGGGTTTAAACCAGGCTTCCAATAATATCATAATACAATTAGGAACTGCTCAGACTGTGGCACTGGGGATGTTATATAGGGGAGAAAGGCTTTCTTCCATACTTTAAACTCCAAATTTAACAGGTATAGATCAGCCATCctttaatcagtttttttttccctttaattttgtGTGATTCGGTTAGAAATGTAACTAAACCTTTCTTTATTCTGTAGGTGACTTACATAAGTATTGCTTGCTGTCCCAAAATTATTAGGCTTCTTTTGCTGATTCCTAAACTCCATCTCTATGCAGGGGGAATTCCTGTTATTTGTTTCTCAGGCAGAAGTGTGAAGCAAACTGGGAGACAGTGGTGGATACTCAGTATGTTCTTTGCTCTTAATTCTTTCTAGAACCTAACTTTATACTGTTTCAGCACTTCCCCTTAGCTCCTGTTGTGTCTCCAAAATAGCAAGCCTCTCAATTATCATCAGAAACTACCAGTTCCTGATGAGTTGTGCTTTCAAGTGTGCCAAATGTTTTGTATATAGTGTCTCATTTGGTTACACAAGAATAATGCCAGGaatgagattcaaactcaggcctcTTTCCCTCCAGATCAAACACTTGATCCATTAGCATTTCCACCCTGCTCTCCAGTATTAATGGAAAGTGTCAAAGCCTCTGGCCATTTGCCAGCTCCAGTCATTAGGAAGGAGCCAAGACCCATGGCATTTCTGTGGCCACTCATCTCTCCAGCCCTGCTCTCTGACCAGTTGAGGAATAGAAGTCAGTACAAAATAAAGGTGAGAATTCTTTAACTAGTTTATTCCAAAGCACATGGATGAATTTCTAGAATGTGTGGGTTATATTTTCCCttatattttctcctcttcctggTTCACACAAGAATTAACCCCACTAGCTAACAACTGTGCCTAGCTATTTCATCTCACATACATTTTCATGTCTTCTAAGCACTTAGGTAGGGGATACATTCCATTCTTTGGCCTATACTTTTGGATTTCTCAGTCACTGAAAGGAAGAAATCCATTTACTCCAACTTTAAATATCTTATCTGTGAAGTTACCTACAAAGACATGGGCACTAATTAGCAAAGGAACAATAAAAAGCATCCCCCTTTACTCTTATTATTTCTTAACTAGGAGATAAATGTCATATAAAAGTCAAACAGTGATAGATTTTGGTTTGTCCTGTGTGCTATTCCCCTCTCCCTAATTATCAGTTTCATTTAGTTTTCTCAGTGGGCCAACTTTATGACCCACCCCATTTAAAATACTCTTTAAGGATTCTGTACAAAACCAAATACATTGGCCTTTTGTTAGGCAATAAATGATATGATATGTGTAAGCTGCTGCTGTACTTAGCATGAGCTACCATCATATCTTGGTAAATGCAATTTATATACTTGAGATTGTTTTGTGTATCTAGAATTAAAAGATACCCAGGAAATATGCAATAGGCTTATGAATATAGGCAGGCTGATAACCACAGCAGGGACACATCTATCCTCTGTAAAAACCTAATTTAAATTTCCCATATATAGGATCTTCTTTTCCAGAAACTATCATTCACCTAAATTATGTTCTCTTCCTAGGTACCATAAtgtcaagttaaagaaaaaagaaattaatgaatttaaaaaactttGTCTCCTTGTTTTCTTAGAATGATAGCTCTTATGAGGAAGTTCATACATCAGGCTGTGAAAACTGGAATGAACTGTGATGATAGATATTTTAGTACAAAGATTGTGCAAAAGACAGCATTAGCACAGTTTGGGGCTATCACTGTTTCCAAAAGATTGCCACTGCCAGCATATGCTAAAGCACATAGTACTGTtgaaaacacagaagacaaaATGGACAAGAAAAAACTGTCAAAACCAACTTTTGGCAATGTTGGGAGAAAAATTCATCATCGAATTCTTCAAGTACTTGATGGTAATGGGAACAGTTTGGGAACTATGCATCGAGCTAACGTGATTCGTCTAATGGAGGAACAAAACCTGAGACTTGTTTTACGGAAAGCCAATGCAGATCCTCCAGTGTACCAgttaatgacaggaagccagatTCATGAAGAACAGCTTCaactaagagagaaagaaaaggctcaATCGAAAACTGGTAGATATTTTACTAATCATTTCAAACTGCTCTTTGAAATTGTAaagattttaagtattttaagtacTCTATCTATTGATGCTCATTTCCTTCATCTCTCACTTTACTATTTTTCTCATCTTACTCTTGACTTCCTCtacctctatttcttccttaCCATCTCTTAATTAAcatctcagttaaaaaaaaaattaaacaaaattagcCAAACAAGTACTTTCTTGCCATTCAGGGAAGGAATTCCTTATTaggtatttccttttttctcatagATTGCTAGGAGTTAAAGACATTCTTTTGAAAAGTAGAATTGAGGcatattctagctgtgtgactctggccaagtcccttaactccaattgcctagctctttctgctcttcttgccttggaactgatactcagtatctgTTCTAAAACAGAacataagagttttaaaaagaaaaaaagtaacacTAGATCTCAGATTACTGTTATACCCAAATAGGTACTTAGCATTATTTATGTTGTTAAAgttaaaatatttgctaaattattaagtgcttataacTATAAAGCATCTTGGAGAGCAAATTAGTCTGAACCTAGAGTTTGGAGATCTGGGTTTAAGTTTTTGCTTTGCTTCTTCCTAGACATATGACCTTGGAATAAACTGTTTAATCTTTCTGatccagttttcccatttgtaaaatcaaAACTTATCCTTGTTATCTTATGCTCTCTGgtaaaattatataaaagtatataaaagtactttggaaactagaaatcacaaaaaaaaatatcatcctcattttcttcCGCCAAAGTAgtactttaattccttttttgttaatcctTTATGTACTCATTGGACAGAAGGGCTTAGGGAATAGCAACTAGCAATTTGGATCCCTGgtgtaaagaaaagaaatgggtaGGATGGGCAAAAGTCCTAGAGATATAACTGGGGATTCTCAAAGACTATGCTAGTAGAGTACAAGCTTTGAATATGGTCCTAGCCTCAGTCTGGTTGCAAGCCTAGCCTTGCTAAGTTTTAAGTTAAACTCAATAGAGGGTTCATTCATCACAAagttaactaattttttttttaagcatagcAACTCATAAGACTGCTAAGCCATGGAGAAATTGCAATCTGCATCAATGGAGGGAACACTAACAATGCTGAAATTGCAGATCTTTAAAAGTATCATTCTGATAAAAACTACATAGGGAATCAGACCTGTCTCATTAACAGTAATCTTCTAAATATCATTGTCTTTGACTAGGACCTCCTCAGTTAAAGGAATTAATCTTTTCTTCAAATATTGCACAACATGATTTGAAcaccaaaatcaaacaaataaaacaatggattgaaaaaaaatataaagtccAAATTACggtaaagaaagacaaaacagcaGACCCAGAAGATAATATGGTAAGTAAAATCAGATAGAAACTTTTTACTGAAcatactttgaaaaacttaagataAAATTACATTAACTAAAGGTATCAAAACATTTCATATGAAAAGTTAGCTGCTGGGTCATTATCTAAATGGTatcttaagatcatagatttaaagcaaaTGAGGGAAATGGGACATCAAAAGGTTATGTAACTTGCCATGGGGTGGTCAGTAAGCATTTGTGAAACAcgtactatgtgttaggcactgttctatacaaagaaaggcaaaacccagggcctgttctcaaggagctcatagtctgaGTCAGAAAACATTCAAATTGTGTATAAACAAGTAGACTGGATGAATTGGGAATactagaaggaaggcacaggcACAAGAACAAAACAGGAAAGACTTCCTCGTAGAATTAGCTACAATTAGCCAAaataggattttagctgaaacttggaAGGGAAGCAAGTAGGTGAAAATGAGTGAAAGGATCCAAGGCCTTcaggacagccagagaaagatCCTAGACTCTGGAGATAGCTTCGTCATTGAATTGCAGAGTTGGGGCAAAGACTAAGATATAAAAAGATTAGGTAGGAGGGCCAGGCTGTGTCTAgctggattttatatttgatttttgaggTGATAAGGAAGACATGGAGAGTACAGCGAGGGACTATTAAGTATTAAAACTCTGataagtcacatttgaactcaggtcctcgtTACTTCAAGTCCCATACTACACCACGTGGCTAGTAACTATGCAGGTTTAGAGGTAGGACACAAAACATGTGTCTGGCAGTTATCTCCCCTCATCTGtagccctccctcccctcttcaaaGAAGGCTTAAGACCAATTTGCAGTCCCAGAATTTGATCATGCTGAGTGAGACAGTTGGGAGTGTCAGTTCTCTGTCATTTCAAGTTGAGTGTGTTCTATCTTTTGGTTACCTGGCTTTCATTTTGTAATCTACAGATTTTCATTGGTTAAAAGTTGGtgtagattatttttattaatttggacATGTAAAATGATTAATTCAATTTACCCAAGATTTATATACCGTGTCCATTTCCAAAAGCTTATTACATAATTAAACAGCTAAAAGAGGACAATAATGGACTAATGTATGAATAATTAAACTAGGAGGAAAGTAGTGGGGTCTGGTAGAATGGTTCTCAAATTAGAATTCTACATTTTAATTGTACATTATAATTGTATTACTATATACTTCACAAAGATTTATTAATCTAACTATGTATCTGAACAAAAGGTCTTGGGGGCAACAAAAAGCATTCTGGCTTTAAGATCCTTGGTCTTAAGAAAAGTAAATGGGTTAATAGGCAAAACCTGGGTTTCATTTTGTCACCTAATAACCCCTTAGCCCTTtggtttcttcacttataaactGGAAATATGAAAACTGCTTTGTGTGACAGAAAAATTGTGAAGGTAGGGTCAAAATTGTAATATAAATTCAAGACCATTTATATATTCAACAGATATCTAACGAATAGTTACTTTTTGCAAGCTATTGCTAGGCattaaagaggaaagagggggatTCAGAGAACTGTCAGATATACTTAAGTCTGGCTAGATCCAGGATTTTCATGACAAGTCTTGTTTTGAGAAAATACGTATCCTTTGAAAAAGGCTTTACAAAAGAGATAACCTTTGTGAAGCCACATATTCTGATTTTGGGTTCAGAAATATGGCCATTGAAGAGAAATTATCTGCTTtctagaagcttacattccagtAGAGGAGGGTGGACATCAGACAAAATTGATtcagtgttaaaaaaaatctgttaattaagcacttactgtgtgcagTGTGAGACACAGGCATAGGGAACCCTTTTTAGGAGGAAGGTCTGTATTGAATCATGCCCCAGAGCCGCTCAGTGCTCCGGGTAACTGCAACTATAAGTTACAGAGGATTTGCCAGTCTGTATCAGTGGAGTGATTTTTTCATACTTGGagccctcccttccctctctattAGTTcacagatacaaagataaaattgtATATGGTTTTTGTTCATCTAGGACCTTCAGTCTTGGGCGTTTGTTTGCCAAGGGTGGGGTAAGATGGAGCCCTATGGTACAAGGTGAATGTGAGAAATCTATACCAGTCTAGAGGAGCAGGAGGTTTAAGGAAGGAAGACTCCCAAAtgggaaagtgtggcaaaacctGGCACAAGCTTCCTGTAAATGGTGGTGCCTTAACAGGGCTTTGAAAGAAAAAGCTAATCCCACAGGTAGCAATATTGAGGGAAGACTTCATTCCAGAAATTCAGACAGGAAAGGTTAAGATGGGATTCAGGAACAGCGAATAAAGCAATGTGACTGAGATGTAACCCACATTATGGAATGATATGaaataatactgaaaaaaaaaaacaatggagtgCATAAGACATTAAACTAGAGATTGTGTTATTTAGTAGGCAATGGAGTTCCCCCAAGAGAACTGACATGAATTGGGTAGGTTCTTTAAGATGATTATTCTGGCAGCGGTGTGAAGGGTAGAGAGAAAACAGACTGGAGTCAGGGAAACACCTTAGGATATTATTTCAGTAGTACTGGTGAaaatgagaatggaaaggaaggcaACAGGCAGATAAAAGAATCTATAGGAGGAAGAACTGATTGGATGTGGAACTAATTAGAGGTTGAAAGCAATAACTCAAGGTTTCATGCCAGACTGACTAGGAGAATAGTGGCACCTTCAACAAAGACAGGAAAATTGGGTGGAAGGGCAAGTTTTGAGGGAAAGATCAGGAGATCAGTTCAAGGTAGGAACATCCATATGGAAGTATCCAAAAGTAATTGGAAATACAGGATTGGAACTTGGAGAAGTTAAAGTAGATCATTGGCATGGGGTTCCACGAGAATAGATGAGATTGCTAAGGTAGATAGTATTTGAAAGAAGAGTGTCAAATGCAAAGGCTTGAGGTCTGAGGGTATTGAAGCCATTTAAAAGGCTATTTCAGCAATTCAGATGTGAGGTGACAGGAGCCTAAATCACAgtgggaaagaaaacaaagggatAAAGAGTGAAAGgattggggaagggaaaaaaacagctAAACTACTCCAACCAAGGTTACAAGACTGGGTATGTTAGGTTAACTCTGGGACCATTAACCAAAATAGAGAAGTATGGAATAAGCGATCATTTGTTGTAAAAAGATGAGCTTAGTTGTAGAAAGCTTAAATTTGATGTTCTAGAAGGATATTCAGGTAAAAAAGTCTAAAAGCCAATATTTCTATTATCAGATTAATTACtaagtttttcttaaattaacTTAGATATATGTAGACAGCCAGAATCAATTGCACAAGCATGCATATTGCTAGGTCATGTAAGCATTATCTTCACACACTATCTTTGGTTTGGCCCAGGGTTCTTTGATATTATCAATACATGGTTATAACTTAGGATTTTTTGatacttgaatttctttttctaattatagTTAATGCTAGTCAGCTAGTCCCTAGCACAGTTCCTTGCACATAGTTGGTTGGCACTTACTAAGCTCAGTTAGGTCTATGTAGGGTTTCTTCTGGGAACCTCTTCTCAGCTAACCATGTTCTACCTATCTATGGTTAATCTTCACTTCTATGTCAATGCATGTTATTCATATAGTAGTTTATCttgcttaatatttttaattggcGTTTAAAAGTACATTAGGCAAAACATGAGGGATTATGCGATACAAAGTGATTTAAGCAGGAGGTATTTCCACAAGAAGtctgaattcatattttaaaagcttaaaataaagtttttactATAGAGTCTTGATATTACATGATTTTATAATGGTAATACCaccttttttatattaaatttcccCCATACTTTCCTCATTGACAGGAGCACTTCTCAGTAGTTAGGGGAATAAGTCATCCCCATAAACATCTCCCTATCTTTGGGAGCCTAGAGGTATGGGAGAAATAGGTTTGGC
Protein-coding regions in this window:
- the MTIF3 gene encoding translation initiation factor IF-3, mitochondrial, with the translated sequence MIALMRKFIHQAVKTGMNCDDRYFSTKIVQKTALAQFGAITVSKRLPLPAYAKAHSTVENTEDKMDKKKLSKPTFGNVGRKIHHRILQVLDGNGNSLGTMHRANVIRLMEEQNLRLVLRKANADPPVYQLMTGSQIHEEQLQLREKEKAQSKTGPPQLKELIFSSNIAQHDLNTKIKQIKQWIEKKYKVQITVKKDKTADPEDNMEELFNKILKTMPELATFTSNPKTTKGGKAATCVFRHLSKKEMAEYKKTKEETEKNRDTLNKENSDITESNILQQ